ccacattattctttttaaacttctattaaatctttctattactacagcctttccttcattaaatgtatggtacatattaatcttatttttattcaaaaatgattcaaactttttattataaaattcttttccttcgtctacccataaatttactggtaatcgtccttttaaaatatttttttcaaatgcttcagtaacagattctccagtttattctttaatggaataaccaaagcatatttactaaatatatcaataacgttaacaagtactttactccttttattatattttgaaaaagcttgcatgtcgactaaatcagctgaccaagtatcatcaatatcattaacaatcactcttcgtttcctaaattttcgtttaattggtttgtgtaattcttctgctaattcatcgctccagcggtagcttggtacagtgattccgggggtatactctacccccttttcccgttttttttatttttgtcccaacccaagtttgtatttcgttttaattataggttttacaactaaatgttttgcaaccttttctccaaatgtttttgatttagttttatttaaattggaaagcatttgcttatcacatgtacccttttttacatcgctgtcatagcaaaaatcatggtccatacatactgcatccagttcattgacagggggtccattatctaggggatttcctggcccacaataattatatcctggaagtgttaaacctttcttaggtaataaaggtaacattgctttgtgaatatctaaattaccccctgtacttttaacaaactttgatttcatctttccacaagatgaacagatagcttttatcatttttctcccattttttgttataacataatgggggtttatattatcagtaaatcttctttctttcaaacaatatattttattttgtaaactcatctatatcatatgtatttaaaacttttaattgggtttaaaacctgtggattttaaattggccggcattggtcagttcggaccgagGGGTTAtaggtcaggggggtcagattgacttcgcacaaacaattactatactactcaGTTCatattaaaatgctaaaatatattggctaacaGTTGATAGGGTGATCCAGACCCGAAGTGTCTGTGCCAGTGTGGGAAAATGTACATTAGTGCAAATTACACTCGTCTAGTTTTTATACTAGCTTTATGAAATTGAGGAATAGCTAATTTAAGATAACCTTACTCTCCGATCTACTTTATACGGTATATGATTTGCTACTTGAACCGGTGATTTGCGGTTTAAATACAGGCAATGTCATACAATAAATGTTTCAAATCCACTAACAACATGTCTTTCGGAGTAACTGATTATTTAGTATTTGTCTGTACTATTGGCATTTCGTTGACTATCGGAGTTTTCTTTGCAGTATGGGAGAGGAAAAGAAACACACCCGTGAACTATTTTCTTGCAGGCAGGAACTCTAGAACATTACCTGTCGCACTGTCATTTGTCGTGACATTTCAGTCGTCTTTAATGATTCTTGGATTTCCTGCGGAAGGATATGCATATGGCATTGGAGTTGCATATTGTGCAGTTGGAAGCAGTGTTGCTTATATATTTGCTGCTTTGTTCATTGTTCCTGTCTTCCATCCTCTGAAACTAACAAGCGTGAATGAATATTTCCGCTTACGATATGGAAACAATGTTGTTCGGTATATGGTTCTAATTCTTGGAATGATATATAGTTTATTCTACATGGCAACAGTGATGGTTGGTACATGTGTTGCTCTCGACGTAGTTCTTGGAATTCCTTTCTGGGGAACAATACTTATCTATTCTATCGTCACTACGATATATACATCAGTTGGAGGAATTAAGGCCGTGATTTGGACAGATGTATTTCAGCTTCTAGTGATGGTTACTGGAATGATAGTTGTTCTTGTTAAGTCAACAACTGGTGCTGGAGGAgtagaaaatgtttttgaatatgCAAAAGACAGGTTCGGTTCGACTGACTTCAGACTTGATCCAACAATACGTTACCAGGTTTGGAATACCTGCTTTGGAACATTCGGTAGCTTTCTGTATTTAACATTTCTGCAGCCGGCAATGCAAAGAGTTTACTCGACACCAACTGTTCAAACTGCAcgtaacatgtattttatatccACACCGTTTTATTGTGTCTTTATGTTGATGGCATCATTTGAAGGTGTATTTATATTTGCCTACTTTGCAGCAAAGCAATGTGACATTTTAGGCGCGGGCATTGTAGATAACATCAATGCAATTCTGCCATTTGCTGTCCTAGATCTATTTCAAGACTTACCCGGATTAGCAGGATTGTTTACAGCTTCTTTATCAAGTGCAGCTCTCAGTACGATGTCATCTTGCCTCAGCAGTTTGTCTGCGGTAACATATGAAGACATCATAAAAATCAAGTTTCCGGACTTACACGCTAACAAAGCCACTAAACTTTCGAAAGTCATAGTTTTGGTGTACGGTCTTATCGCTATGGGACTTGCGTTTGCTGTCGCGCTAATTCCAGGTTCAGTTCTTGCTATATTTGTCGGTTTTATGGGGAGCTTCGGCGGACCGACAGTTGCAACATATTTATTATCCATGATGTACCGTAAAGCAACCACCAAAGGTGTTGTTATCGGTACAATATGTGGGTCTGCGATTGGACTTTGGCTAAACCTTGGGAGCACATCTTCTGGCTTGTCATCTTATCCGTATCTTCCCTCTGGACCAACCGAAGAGTGCAGCATCTATAGTGTAGGTCCTGAATTTTTGAACGTGTCTACGGCTACTATTCATTCTGTTGCTAATAATCTTACTTTCTTTTCCGTAAATAAGCAAATGTCAACTTCAACTATTTCTGCAGGTGGAAATGTGCGCAACCTTTCGATACTAGAGacattttacagtatttcttACTTATTGTTCTCTCTCATAGGCACTGTAACCTCACTTATCGTTGGATTTCTTGTAAGTCTGTGTACAAGTCCGCCTGAAAAGTTTGATGAACGATGTTTGTTCTCATTTAGGAAGCATATACTGCTAGAATTACGCGGACGTAAATCCTCGACTAATTCTAATGCGGATAACGTAAATGATATAGAAGAAATGGTAGATTTCATTACAACTGATGTTGAAAATTGAAAGAATATGTTAGTCATTTGAAATAAGTGTTGAAGGATTCTGAAAAGGCGCCTGGATATGCAGAAAAGACACTTCACTAAAAATGccataattaaaaatttttcgTTTACAATTTTATGTGATGCTTATAAAATGATCAAAGCAAATAAAATTCaacatgtatttaaaagtatgtaATGAATTAAAGTGACGGTTAGATATAGAGTTTTATCTATTAAGTAAATGCAACACTGAAAACTACCATTTTGTAATCTTTTCATCTGTACTGAATTTATTATCAATGTTTATACTTCAGCTGTCATATTTATACTTATATACTCGTATAATCATTtatgtgaaatattgaaatatttttactttgttcATGAACAAAAATGAACGCTATATATTATCGACACTTGGTTTTCTAAGGTGTAGTCTTTCTTAtttctagtaatttaaaagatattataaatTGTTATCAGTAAATAATCAgacattaattaatgaaatagTATCAGTGCAATAACTGTACTGTAAAGAATAATTAGTGATGCGTTAAACTGCTTTGCAGTTTACAGTTCACAATTCGAATCGCTAACTACATACTATTCGGAATGCAAATcgattttccatttttatttcattttcttgcaATTCAAAATACGAGATATTAAAACGCGATTTGGTTGTCCATACAAATGGTAGTTTTAGAGTATATTGGCTTTAACATCGAACAATTTTACTCTCATTTGCTCtttgttatttgaatattttgtattttgtgattcggataatatattttgcaattcAAGATACGATATTTCAAAACGCGATTCGGGTTTCGAGACAGATGATATTCTAGGGCATTTCGGCTTTAACAGTGAACAGTTTTAGTGTCTTTTGCGCAATgactatatttaaattaattgcaaactgcaaaatatttttgattttcaaaacagGATAACTATAATGTTCAACCACGATTCGCTTTCtcagaaatattgcattttaggGCATTTGTATCATCTTTTCTGTACATTGTAATTTTACACAGCAAACTGCAATATATTTTTCCTTTGGCGATTTGAATCGAAAGTCGACTTTTTATTCT
The genomic region above belongs to Mercenaria mercenaria strain notata chromosome 12, MADL_Memer_1, whole genome shotgun sequence and contains:
- the LOC123533448 gene encoding sodium/iodide cotransporter-like, which translates into the protein MGTSEEAGAVTGVFDDSNVDEVWERKRNTPVNYFLAGRNSRTLPVALSFVVTFQSSLMILGFPAEGYAYGIGVAYCAVGSSVAYIFAALFIVPVFHPLKLTSVNEYFRLRYGNNVVRYMVLILGMIYSLFYMATVMVGTCVALDVVLGIPFWGTILIYSIVTTIYTSVGGIKAVIWTDVFQLLVMVTGMIVVLVKSTTGAGGVENVFEYAKDRFGSTDFRLDPTIRYQVWNTCFGTFGSFLYLTFLQPAMQRVYSTPTVQTARNMYFISTPFYCVFMLMASFEGVFIFAYFAAKQCDILGAGIVDNINAILPFAVLDLFQDLPGLAGLFTASLSSAALSTMSSCLSSLSAVTYEDIIKIKFPDLHANKATKLSKVIVLVYGLIAMGLAFAVALIPGSVLAIFVGFMGSFGGPTVATYLLSMMYRKATTKGVVIGTICGSAIGLWLNLGSTSSGLSSYPYLPSGPTEECSIYSVGPEFLNVSTATIHSVANNLTFFSVNKQMSTSTISAGGNVRNLSILETFYSISYLLFSLIGTVTSLIVGFLVSLCTSPPEKFDERCLFSFRKHILLELRGRKSSTNSNADNVNDIEEMVDFITTDVEN